CGTCTCGTCTTAAAGATTTGAATTTAAAATCAATAGGGCTTTTTAAATTGATATAATCTTCAAAAAACCAATCTATATTTTTTGAAGTGTTTTGGCTGAGGTGATTTCTAAAATCCTCGACTTGAGAAAACTTAAGTTTTTGTTGTTTATAAAAAGATTGTATTCCATTTTTAATCTCTTCATTAGAGGTGTAATGTTTTAAAAAATTTATCCCCAATCCTGCTTGATAAGGATTGGCTATTTTTTGATTAAATCTAATCAAAGAATCTTGTGGTGTATTTAAAGATTGCTGGATATTGTTGCGTGTTACATTTTTATATAAAAAATCATATTGATAATTAAAGTCTAAATCGGCTACGTGAAACCACTTGATAACATAAAAATCACTTAGCTTACCAAGCAATTTCATTTCAGGATAATAGGTGTTGACATAATCTATCATCAACCCGATTTGGATGGCATCTATAATCCATTTATCTTCTCTAGTGTTGATAAGAATAGTGTTTTTTAAATACTTTGCAGTTACGGCTTTCATCAATTTTATATCATATTGAAATCCGTCAGGAAATGGACGAATAAAATCTGGTAATTGGTTTAACCCATATACTGGGGCGATTTGATAATCTTCTTCGGATACCAATATATTTTCAAATGGATATTTGCCTAGGTTTTGATTTAAAAACTCTAAAACTCTATATGAAATAATAGATTTGACTTCGGGCTGAAGGTCATCTGAATCGATATTGGTGATCAGCGTCGAAAAATCTGTTTGATTGATGTCAAAATCTGAAGTTTGTTGTAAATAAATATCCGTGTCAACAATCTTTTGTTTTGGAAATTCGTAAATGTTTTGATTGTTAGATTTGTAAACAATTTCATCTTTTAAAGAGGAAACTAAGTTATAAGATGAAGGCATTTTGAATTTTAACTTTAAATCTAAAACTTGTTGTGGCATATCAAAAAGCCGTCGATGAGAATATATAAACCATCGATCTTTATAAAATGCAGGTTTTAATAGCCAATATTTTAGCTTTAGTTGATCGCCATCAACCCCAAAATTGGTGAATTTGGCATCAGGTACTTTCACAAAATACGAAATGTTTATTTTGTAAGACTCTTCATTTTGTAAGGTCTTATCAAGTTTTATTTGAATAACATCAGGATATTTGCTTGGTCGTTTCCAAATTAATTCTTTTTCATTATGGTTGAGGCTTTTTATCAATGTTCCACCGCGTTCTTCTTCTCCTGCAAAGTGAAATTTTCTCACAAACTCTTCTGAAAAACACTGCCCTAAAGCACTTTGTTTATCAGAAAAAGCATTAACCCAATCGTATAAATAGATATATTCTAAAGGCTTTCCTGTTTCATTTTTAAAATTTATCTGCTGTTGTATCGATAAGGTTTTGGCATCATCCAACAAAGTAGCTTCAACTTGCATCTCGTGTTGTGAAAATGCAATAGAAGTAATACCAAAAAAGAGATATAAAAATTTGAATGTTTTCAATGTAAGACTACAAATTTTAAAGCATTTCCTCGGTTGGCTTTCAAAATATAAATGCCATTTGACAAATCATCCATAGAAATGCGCATTGTTGATTTCAAAACGTCTAATGTTTTCATTTGTTGTCCAAGAGTGTTGTAGATATTGAGCTGTTTTATTTCAGATATATGAGTGGCTGAAATTTCTAAAAATAAAGTATTGTCAACAATATTGCCTTCGGGTAATTTGAATATACTTGAATCAGAAAAATGGATTGTGTTCAGAAAATTTTGTTCAAATTCTAAATCCATCACAACAGGCAAGTGATCACTCATATTCCAAAGTAAATTTCTGATGTTTTGAGAAAAAATCCCTGAACAAGTTGTATCGTTTACATTTTTATTAAAACAATTACTATTATTACCAAAAACTTGATAAGTGCCATCAATATAATGGGCTTGGTTGTTGACATCTAAAAAATTTCCAGAAACAAATATAAAATCAAAACGATCATCTAATCCACCGCCAGCACCAAAACCGTTAAAGTTAGAGTTGCTTACTCTTGTGCTTTGTGAATGCACATCAGAATATGTAGAATTGATATGCCAATCGCCTAATTGATTGACGGGATCGTGCATAGGTATAATTGTATTTCCAATAAATAATTGCTGAAATCCACTTTCATTGGCAGTGTAAAAATTAAAATCTCCAGCCAAAATCACATTGGCATTTGCACTTAAATGGGCATTGATATAATTAGTAAAATCTAAAGCCATATCAAAACGAATTTGCTCGTTAGAATCACCTTGACTGGCTTTAAAATGTGCTACAAAAAAATCAATAATTATCGGGTTGGTTTGATTTTGATCCGTCAAAGCTTTCAACTGATATCGATTGATATCTCGTAGCGAAGTTTGAATGATATCCGTTAACTCTAAACCAAATTTTTGTGTATTATAAAACAGCAATTGATTAATCGTACCACCACTACCCGAAGTATTAAAAACAAAAGGTGCAATGACATAAATATTTTGCGTATCGTTTAATGCTTGGTTGAGAATTAGATCAGCTCCATTTTGGTTTTGTAGTTCTGCAACCATAAACACATCTGGTTGCACTTGGTCTATTATATCTTTTAAAATCAATTCCCGATTATCAGGTGGTGCTTCAGGAAAATCTAAAAGATTGTAAAACATAATCTTAGCTGTGTTTTGAGACCAAGCGGTCAAAACCCAAAACAGCATCAAACCAACATATATCACACTTCGCATTTCTCTAAAATCAGAAATTCGGACTAAGCTCGTATTTGTTGTAAAACTGATCTAAAATATCAATCACTTCATCTTCATCATCTACAAGGTGAATCAAATCTAAGTCAATTGCATTTACCGTTGCAAATTCAGTCACCATTACTGATTTAATCCAATCAATAAGCCCAGACCAAAAGTCTTTGCCTACTAAAATAATAGGAAATTTATCAATTTTATGGGTTTGAATCAAGGTGATTGCTTCAAACAATTCGTCCATTGTGCCAAAACCACCTGGCATAACAACAAAGCCTTGCGAATATTTAACAAACATCACTTTTCTGACAAAGAAATAATCAAACTCCAAATTTTTATCCTTATCAATATACGGATTGTCGTGTTGCTCAAAAGGCAGTTCAATATTTAAACCTACAGAAGTTCCGCCACCAAGATGAGCACCTTTGTTGGCGGCTTCCATAATGCCTGGTCCGCCACCAGAAATGATACCATAACCTTGTTCAACGATTTTATTGGCAACTTTTACCGCTAATTCGTAATATGGGTT
This genomic window from Flavobacterium sp. CS20 contains:
- a CDS encoding endonuclease/exonuclease/phosphatase family protein, encoding MRSVIYVGLMLFWVLTAWSQNTAKIMFYNLLDFPEAPPDNRELILKDIIDQVQPDVFMVAELQNQNGADLILNQALNDTQNIYVIAPFVFNTSGSGGTINQLLFYNTQKFGLELTDIIQTSLRDINRYQLKALTDQNQTNPIIIDFFVAHFKASQGDSNEQIRFDMALDFTNYINAHLSANANVILAGDFNFYTANESGFQQLFIGNTIIPMHDPVNQLGDWHINSTYSDVHSQSTRVSNSNFNGFGAGGGLDDRFDFIFVSGNFLDVNNQAHYIDGTYQVFGNNSNCFNKNVNDTTCSGIFSQNIRNLLWNMSDHLPVVMDLEFEQNFLNTIHFSDSSIFKLPEGNIVDNTLFLEISATHISEIKQLNIYNTLGQQMKTLDVLKSTMRISMDDLSNGIYILKANRGNALKFVVLH
- a CDS encoding metalloprotease, with protein sequence MKTFKFLYLFFGITSIAFSQHEMQVEATLLDDAKTLSIQQQINFKNETGKPLEYIYLYDWVNAFSDKQSALGQCFSEEFVRKFHFAGEEERGGTLIKSLNHNEKELIWKRPSKYPDVIQIKLDKTLQNEESYKINISYFVKVPDAKFTNFGVDGDQLKLKYWLLKPAFYKDRWFIYSHRRLFDMPQQVLDLKLKFKMPSSYNLVSSLKDEIVYKSNNQNIYEFPKQKIVDTDIYLQQTSDFDINQTDFSTLITNIDSDDLQPEVKSIISYRVLEFLNQNLGKYPFENILVSEEDYQIAPVYGLNQLPDFIRPFPDGFQYDIKLMKAVTAKYLKNTILINTREDKWIIDAIQIGLMIDYVNTYYPEMKLLGKLSDFYVIKWFHVADLDFNYQYDFLYKNVTRNNIQQSLNTPQDSLIRFNQKIANPYQAGLGINFLKHYTSNEEIKNGIQSFYKQQKLKFSQVEDFRNHLSQNTSKNIDWFFEDYINLKSPIDFKFKSLRRDDDSLKIQISNINNTKVPVSLFWLKDKNVLDKLWVKPFDSIAEITVARKNADRLALNYDGVIPEVNQKNNYKPITKLLGKPIQFKLFDDIENPKYNQVFAIPEFSYNIYDGVSIGPKFFNGSILPKPLEYKIKPKYGLKSNSIVGSLSVNYTSWQYDQDLYGITMGANGSRFSYNYDLFYERYSGFLTLMYRNNKDRRSNKRQYFTIRSVNVRRDKDISNTVDDPDYNVFNARYTYQNKNLDRFFVASIDYEIAQKFSKVFATATFRRLYENNRQINMRLFLGTFLFNDTRDSDFFSFALDRPSDYMFDLNYYGRSEESGLFSQQFIMAEGGFKSKLQPSFANKWITTLNTSTTIWNWIFVYGDAGLVGNKYESTKFLYDSGIRLNFVEDYFELYFPVYSSQGWEFQENYDEKIRFIVSIDLKTLFKLFTRKWY
- a CDS encoding TIGR00730 family Rossman fold protein → MVNKHFKNWNEIKTNDSWALFKIMSEFVYGYERMSEIGPCVSIFGSSRMKPDNPYYELAVKVANKIVEQGYGIISGGGPGIMEAANKGAHLGGGTSVGLNIELPFEQHDNPYIDKDKNLEFDYFFVRKVMFVKYSQGFVVMPGGFGTMDELFEAITLIQTHKIDKFPIILVGKDFWSGLIDWIKSVMVTEFATVNAIDLDLIHLVDDEDEVIDILDQFYNKYELSPNF